ATTCTTCTGAATACTTTCGATTACTCATGAGTATTTCTCCTGCATGAGCTGACTTTAACCTCTCGAGCCGTGTCCGTCATCTATAGAGCACTTCAAGGTTCGTACTCTTCCTTACATTTTGTTTACTCGCCCGATGAAAGGCAGAGTATTGGAGAGTGGGGGAGATATTCTATGGTTCGTGGTTATTTAGCTGATGATTTACCAATCGAAAAGTATGGTAGTTATTACTATGAAGTAAAATTAGAAACAGGGGAGACAGTATTTTTTCAAACAGATGTTGATGAAGATTTAGAATCAAAATTTGGTGCTGCGCATGTTATGTGGCATGATATATATTTAGAAAGAACGTCTGCCGTGGGCGAATATATTGTTGAAGGAAGTGACGTTACTCTTACAGGGTATGATCCTGTATATAATAGGTATGAAACAAATGTTGGTAAAAAAGTAGATGCTGTACATCTTGAAAATATAATTAGATTTGTATCTACATTGAAAAGTAATAAAGCTGAAGTTGCTGACTTCTTGGTTGATTATGAAATAACATATAAAGAGTTTGACGATAAATATTTTATAAAAAATCATAATGGGTATAAAACATCTGTATCGATGTATATTGGAAGAATGAGCAAAAAAGTTTGGGGTAGATTTTACCTAACATATCATGATGATGACTGGATTTTTATTGATGCTTTTGGTGTTTCTAATGATGGTCTTCAATACAGATCTCAGAAATTAGATTTTGAAAGAGATAATTCACAGACTATTTGGGAAACATATGATGGAGCTATGTCAAAAGAGTTGCTTAAGTTGACTACTAATATCAGCAAATCAAAAAAATCGATTATCCGCTTTTACGGTAGCAAAGGGACCGTGGATTATGTTGTTCCTTTAAAGCAAAAGAAAGAGCTTTCTAATATGTTGAAATTATATCAGTTGCTAAAATCTTCTGTGTAAACGTTGGAGATGTTGTCAGCCTCAAGATATTAAAATCAGTGGGGAATGTGTGATATATGAATGGAACTAATGTTTGCATTAATATTTTTGTTGAACAACTTCCGCAAAAAATATTTTTTACACCGAACCTAGCTAGCCTGACTAAAGAGTTTCTTCTCCCATTAGCTGCTGTTGCTCTGGGGGCGTATCTAACAAGTTTAGCTTATGAGCGACAACAAAGTGATAAAAAGAAAGATCATGAAATGGGGAAATGTGTTGAATGTCTTGTCGCATTAAATGATCAAGTGAATAGTATTGTTGATTTGGTTGGCTATATGGATGATTATTTATTTGTAGATAATGAGATTGAATGTGAAAAAATGGAATTATTTCAGACATTCTTTTTTTCTAGATCAAACATATACTTTTTGTTTTTGAGTGAATCGAATTTGTATTTAGATATTACAGATTCCTTCAACCTCTATGGTCAAGCTATTGCTCAGATAAATAAATATGAAGAATGGACTGGGAATAGGGGTAAACAATTGGGAATTCTTCTTACAATTGTAAAGGTTTTTGAAACTCTCCTAAATGATCACAGAAAGTCATTCAATAATCTCAAAAAGTTTATTCAGGAAAAGTATGATGTTGTTTTGGATCAATTAAGTTTAGATGAACCAAAAATTGAAGATAAGTTGGCTTTTGTAAAGAAAAAGAGAATTTTAATGTTGATGAAGAAGGATGGCGTAACTTTATAGCCTTGTTCTTTTTGGCAGTGTTCTCATTTCAGCAATTAACCACCGATCCCCAGAATCACACCCCACACTCACACACCCATCTCAAAAAAATCCCCAAAAGAAAAAGGGTTAACTAATTTCTTAGTTAACCCTTTGTATTCTCAGTGGTCGGGGCGAAGAGATTCGAACTCCCGGCATCCTGCTCCCAAAGCAGGCGCGCTACCAAACTGCGCCACGCCCCGACTGATGTAAATTGCTGCACTAGCGCTGTGCACAAGAGAGGGGATAGTTTAAACCCATATGCTTGGCAAGCTTTTTTTTATAAAAAGTAAGTTTATTTTGTTCTTTTTTAAGTGCTGCTAGTTATTTCAACGCTTTACGAAGTGGCTCTGATTTTTGTCTTAAGCTGGTTTTATTTCAAAAACTCCATTTGCGTGAGTTCCACAGTACTTGCACATTCCATTTTCTACCCCTTTTTCTTCCATAGAAAAGCCAAAGCGGCTGATAATTTCCTTTTTACAGGTCGGACAAAAGGTCGCGGACGATTCATTATCGGAGACATTGCCGATATATACATAATTCAGTCCGGCATCCGTTCCTGCTTTCCGGGCAAGAGCTAAGGATTTCATGGGAGTAACAGCGAGGTCCTGCATCATATAGTCTGGGTGGAATCGTGAAATATGCCACGGAACTTCTTCCCCAAGTTCGTCAGCGATGAATTTGGCCATGTTTTTTATTTCAGATATATCATCATTTTTACCTGGAATGAGCAGGGTTGTTACTTCCAGCCACCAGCCTAGCCGTTTTATGTGCTTCAGAGTTTCGAGCACTGGGTTTAGGCTGCCTTTGCATATGTCTTTGTAGAAATCATTATTAAAGCTCTTAAGGTCGATATTTGCTGCATCTATGAGGGGGCTTAGTTCCTCAAGGCATTCAGGGCTTTGGAAGCCATTTGATACTATGATGTTCTTCAATCCTCTTTCATGAGCTAATTTTGCAGTATCCTGCATTAGTTCAAAGAAAACGGTCGGTTCAGAATATGTGTATGAGATTGATCGGCAGTTGTGAGCGAGCGCCGCCTCGACAAGTGTTTCCGGCGTGGCTTTTTGGCCTGTGACGGCTCGCCCGGATTTAGGATGCTGCGACAGCGATGCATTCTGGCAGAATTCACAGCCGAAATTGCACCCTTGCGTACCAAATGAGAAGGTCTCGCTCCCCGGCAGGAAGTGGTACATCGGCTTTTTTTCAACCGGGTCAATATTTATTGCCGCAACTAAATCGTATGTTTTGGTAAAAAGTGAACCATCAACATTTTGTCTTACTCCGCATGTTCCGTGATCATCAGGTCTGATTACGCAAAAATGATTACAAAGGCGGCATTGAACTTTATTGTTTTTAAGTTGTTTCCAAAGTCGTGCAGGATGCAGCATTTTTTGTTGTCCTTATGGTTCTATTTTGGGAACTATGAGAATAGGACCTATATTCGGGTCTATTTCCTCATCATTTTTTTCTTTCGGCTTGGTGCTCATAATATTTGATTTGTTGTCGGACTTTATGGAAATGTCGTTGCTCTTTCCGCTGGTGCCGAGAGTAATATTTTCGCGGTCTTTAGCCGTGTCTTTATTAATAAACTTTGTGCCGGCAGAAGCTGTTCCTGTAAAAGTCAGCCCCAAAATAATAAATAAGAATAATAAACTTTTCTTGTACATGATATTTCTCCGTGTAATAGTGTACCAGACTGTTTGGAAAATGACACTTGCTTATTTCGCTTAGGACATAAAGCTTTGTTTGAGTGTAAGTGTTCGTATTTGATAGTTTTAAGTTGTTTAATGTCGCGGTCTTATTACGGCTGTTGCACATGTTAAAAGTTGAATGATCAGCGTTTTTATATGTTGCAAGCTGTGGGCCTTAACGGTGAATATTTCGGCATAAAGAGGACCGATGTCCCTTGAACTCTTGCCGATTTAAGCATATACAATCCCTTCTAAAGAGATTGTTAGGAGATAAATATATGGCAAGTCGTTCTGATGCTTATAAGGCCGCCGGTGTTGATATCGACGCGGCAAATGATTTTATAGGTCGCATTAAAGGTATGGTGGGTTCCACTTTTACTAAAGGTGTGGTCACGGACATTGGTGGTTTTGGGGGGCTTTTTAAGCTTGACCTGACCCAGATGGATGAACCTGTTCTCGTGGCTGGTGCCGACGGGGTGGGTACAAAATTAAAACTCGCTTTCGCTATAGGCAAGCATGATACCATTGGTATTGATCTTGTGGCTATGAGCGTTAACGATATACTTGTTCAAGGTGCTAAGCCCTTATTTTTCCTAGATTATTTTGCAACTGGAAAACTTGAAACCGGCGTGGCTGAAGAAGTGCTCTCCGGAATAGTTGAAGGGTGTAAGATTTCGGGATGTGCTCTTCTGGGCGGAGAAACAGCAGAAATGCCTGGTTTTTACGCTGATGGAGAATACGACCTGTCCGGCTTCTGTGTCGGCATGGTAGACAATACTAAGATTGTTGATGGTTCCTCTATCACAATCGGTGATTCCATTATTGGACTGGCGTCTTCGGGTATCCATTCAAACGGGTATTCTTTAGTTCGCAAGTTGTATGATGAATCTGGTCTGACTGCTGATGACCTCCTTCCCGGAACAGATACCAAGATCGGCGAAGCTCTTATGACGCCGACTAAAATTTATGCTGATGTTGTACGCAGTCTTTCTCGCGATATTGAAATCAAAGGAATGATTCACGTAACTGGCGGCGGTTTTTACGATAACCTGCCAAGAGTTCTACCTAATCAGGTAACAGCTGAGATTAATTTTGGATCATGGGATGTTCTCCCTGTCTTTAACTGGATGAAAGAGCAGGGTAACCTGAGCTGGCCTGAAATGTTGCAGATTTTTAACTGCGGCGTTGGCTACATCATGATTGTTAAAAAAGACAGAGAAGAAGATGTGCTCAATAGATTGAGGGGCATGAATATTAATTCATGGAAGATTGGCGAAACTATTGCTCGTGACGGTGATTCTGAGCAGGTGAACGTTAACTTTTAGTCTGATTCAGCCCACATTCATTTAATTCCAATAAGAAAGCCCTGAAATATTTATTTCAGGGCTTTCTTTGTTTAATTTATCCAATGTTATTTCTGCTTCCAGTTTCCGGATGCATCTTGAATCCACCATCCAGCGGGAGCTTTCTTCTGCCAGACATCTGTGAAAATATTGGTTACTTTTTGAATTTCACTGCCGGGTATGTTCATTGATGTTGCGACTTCAGCGTATAGTTCTTTTCTAGTCTTGTTGTCTTGTGCGATCAGTCTGCGAATTTTTGCCTTATCGGAAAGATTCAGTCCATCTTTGTTTTTTACTTTGAGTAATCCTTTATTGTCGATGCCGATATTCCCTGCGTTATAATAGGGAATGAGCTTTTGATGAGTGGCAGATATGCTTTGCTTAAGTCCCCTGATTGCCGAGTTTGATTTTTTTAGACCTTCTATGTCGGAAGTCGTTACGCTTTGTGCATGAGCATTAGATGGCGTGAGCATTGCTAAAAATGAAGGCAAGGATGAACTGTCCCCATTTGTTTGTGCGGGGTCTTGCGTACTGGTTCCATACACATCGTCAACAATATCTTCTGCGGCTTTTTCCACCTGCGCGGCTGGGAAGTAGATATTGACCGTGACACATGCAGCAAACGCAAATAACGTCATTAAGGTTAAAACCTGTGCGGTTTTTTTTAACATGAAAATCTCCTGTAAAATTATTTTAGGGCTACTCTGAAATTCTTTTCAGCCTCTTAAGCATGTCTGAGAAGCTAATAAGATTTTCAGGGTTGCTGTTGATGACATTTATGCCGAACAATGGTGGCTTCTTAATAATATACTCGATTCCATCCTCTCTGATCAAGCCTCTAATTTTAAATAAGTCATTGTTTAAGGTACACTCTAGACCAAGTCCTGCATAACTGAATTGCCGGAAAATCTGTGAGAAAAGGCCAACCCCGGCCCCCGTTAAGCCTGATCCTGTCCCGATTACGGACAATGTGTTAACAGCTTTCAAGCTTATTTCCTGATCAGAATCAGCGTCAGGTATGGAAACGGCGATAAGTTTAAATTCCGCTGGTTGTCCATATGCAACAACTAAATCTGTAAGATCAAGATTCATCCTTCCTGTAATTCGTCCGATATCTAATGCCTTGCTTAATGGAATAAGTTTCAAACTTTTAACTTTGAAATCCGCTCCGTATTGTCTGGATGGCGAAAATGGGTTTTCCGCGAAAATTTCAGAAACTTCCATATCACCACCGTAAACCTCACCTGAAAAGGAGCCTTCGGTGGATAAAGTATTTGCAAGAAGCCAGAATTGGAGATCACCGTTGAGTAAACCATCTATAGGAAGAGAGGGGGGCGATAAAGGTAAAAGGTTAACAGCGCTTACATTTAGCTTGCCGTTCAAAGCAAAGTCCTTTGAAAACGGTTTTTCTAGCCTAACTTTTAAAAGTTTTAGCTGTCCCCCGCTTAGTTTAATAGATGGTATTTTCCCAAAAATTACTTCATTTGACGATACAGATAAAGGAATGTTGAAATCTTTTAAAACCAGCGGCCCTGCACTGAATTCTCCAAGACGGATTGTTCCCTGATCAGTTTTTTTGAGTTTATCACTTGTCTGAGGCAGAAAATCATCACCAAGTACAACCGCAAAAGGGAGTTTGGACGATATCTTGTTGGTGTTTATGGAGGAAGAATGAAAGCTGCCTTTCGCGAGGGCAAGGACTCCGTTAATGAGAGTCTCAGAAGGTGATCCGTTGAACTTGCAAGACAGTGCTATGGTTCCGTTCGCCGAAAGATCAGATAGTGAAAAAGGGTCGGCCACAAAAGCTTTAAAAGGATCGTTTAAAGACGGGATATTTATATCCATATTACCTGAGTAGCGTATTTCTTTTTTAGCAGTATTAATTTTCGTATCGATTCTGGTAGTGCCCATCTCTTGCCAGGTAACATCAATTTTTGATGAAATGACTTTCTTATTCTTAGACTGAGTAGCGAGGATGGAAGCCTTTAGCGGCTTATTCTTGAGGTTTAGATAGAGAGTATTAAAGAGGGCTTCACCTGAATTAATATTTAATACTGTGCGTATTTTTGATTCATTAAGTGGCAAGAAGGATTTTAGTGATCCGGAAAAGCTGTCTACAAGGTATAATCCGTCAGGTGAACTTGCGGAAAAATCATCGAAATTAAGCGATAAAGTTGACTCTGGCGCAGAATTTAACTTGTTCAGGTTTAGTGCCAGATTTAATTTGCCCTCTTTTTCCCATTCTAAGGCGGCTTCTCCTAGAAGATTTTCCGCAATATTTTGTAATAGAGGAAGTGGATCGAAAATATTTAGGGAAAGAGTTCCGTCAAACTTAGGAGAATAATTCAAGGCTGCATTGATTATGGGAAGATTTCCGGCTTTTATTTTTAAATTGCTAAATTGGGCCGTTTTAGAATCTGTGAAATATTTACCGCTACCGGTTATAGTTATGTCGGGATTGTGCAGTTTAAGTTCTGAGATATTTAGATTCAGGCTTGCGATATGAATTGATAGTTTACGAAAAGCAACGAACCCTTTTTCTAAGCTCAGTTCAGTGCTAATGTTAATTGGGCCGCTTTTCAGAGGGGATAGTTCGGGGTTAAAATTGCCCTCAAACTTAAAGTTGGCTTGTTGAATATGCTCAAGGTAGCCCTTTAATATCCCGGATAAACCCGCTTTTGGTAGGTCTACCTTAAACTGGTAATTAACACCGAAACTGCTTGTCTCATTCGAGATAGCTGTATGCGGCATAATCAGCACCAGCAGGATTGTGCTGATAAGCATATTGAAGCGGAGCTTATTCATAAATTAATATATACACCTACGGCTGGCGTCTGAAAACAAAAAACCGCCAGAATATTTATGTAATTCTGACGGTTGTTTTATGCTTAGTCTTGTTAGTTAGAATACCACTTCAGGGGTGTTTGTTAGCCCAAGAATGGATTAAAATAACCAAATTTTATCCACGGACATTCTGCTTTTATGCGTTTGCGGAAATTAATGAAGCCCATTCCCGGGCCGAATTCGTACTGTTCCACAAGCTCCATGTAAAGATCGGGATCAATGTTCAGATTGCGTAGCTGTATAAAATCAAGTTCGGATTCCTTCACTACTTTAATCAGTGCATCCGCTTCTTTCTCGGTATCATTAACTCCCGGGAAGAACAGGTAGTTTAGCGATACATGGATACCATGTTTTTTGGCTTCGAATATTGTCGCTATAACATCTTCAAATTTATATCCTTTTGGGCGGTAATACGCATTGTAAACTGGCTCTAGTAAACTGTTCATACTGACTCTGATAGAGGTCAGGCCAGCTTCTGCTAGTGGCTGTATTGCGGCTGTTAAAGATCCGTTAGTGTTTATGTTAACGGTACCCTTACCACCTGCGGATCTAAATTTGCTGATCGCTTTTGTCAGCAACTTCGCTTCGGTTAATGGCTCACCTTCGCAACCCTGACCAAATGAGAATATCGGCCGTGATTCGCGCTTGGCGTGGTAGTGCATTATTTCAGTAATTTCATCTGCTGTCGGTGTAAATTTGATACGTTCCTGCGTGGATGGAAATCCAGACTCCTCAGGTTGTTCGGATATGCAACCTAGGCAACGTGCATTACAGGTCTGTGAGGTTGGAAGGGGCGCTTCAAATCTTCCTAAGGCTAGGTTTTGGGCCGCAGGACAGCCGTAAGTCAATGCGCAGGTAGCTAAATGGCGGACCAGACGATTTTCAGGCATATCTTTCATAAGACGTTTTGCGCCTGAATCTATTTTTTGCCGTGGAATTTTGGTAAAAACCTGTCTTTTATCTTCATCGACTACTTTCGCAGTGATCCAGAATCTGCCGTTTGCAAAACCAACCGCTCCGTAAGAAAACATCGGCAAAACCGGGGAATCATCGGTATTTCCATACGCGGCAAGTCCAGTCAAAGTTAGACCGGGGCAAGCAAAAGCCGCAACCGCTGTTCCTTCGACTTCAACAACTTCGCCTGTTTCAGGATCAAGGCCTATAGGGATTCTCCCGGGCAATAGGAAAAATTCGCTGTCGGGAGGAAGTGGGATATATTCTTCAGGCTTTGGTTGAGCCAGTTCATCGCCTCTGCGGCATATCATTTCAAGTTCCGGATGGTCGAAAATCTGTCCGTCTTTATCCGCGTAAACGAGTAATGGGCGCGGTTTTTTTTTAGAAGCCATTGATTGTTAATTCCTGTCCTAGTTTTCTGGGGGTTTAGGGAGAGTGGCTGTAAGAGTTGTTCCGTGATTTAATGAGCTAGTAAAAGAAAGATCTCCGCCTGAGGCCATGGCGATAAGTTTTGAGCTATATGTTCCAAGTCCGGTTCCATTCTTTTTACCATGAGTAGCATAGCGGTCAAAGAAGTTGCTCTTAATGGATTCAGGGACTTCGCCCTGATTATTAATAGTTGTAACAATCTGATTATCTTTATCCTGCATAGTCACTTTAATAGTGCTATCATTGGGAGCAGCTTCGGCAGCGTTTTTAATAAGATTAGAAAACATAGTGATGATAAGGGATGCTTCCCCGTAGCACACCACCGGACATTCATCCTGTAAAGGCGTATCCTCGAGAAAGCACTCAATGTTAAGTTTTTTCTCTTCTACGATCTGGTTCACATCACCGATTGCAGCCGTGATTGCTCTAAAAATATTAAATGGATGTGCGTCAGCGACAAGCGATCCTGTTTCGAGTCTGATAAGAGTTAAGGATGTATCAATCTGACGGATCATTCGTTCGCTTGTGGTACGAACAATCTTAGCTAAAGGCTGATATTCTTCATTAATTTCAGCTTCAGTTTCAAGTATGCGTGACATCCCTACAATTGTCGCTGTGGGGGATCTTAAGTCATGGCGCGCGATGCGCTCCATTTCTTCCCTGAGTTGAAGTTGCTTACGCTGCTCCGTTACGTCTACAGATAAAAGTAGGAACACAGATGGCGCAACCTGCTCAATGGTCAGATCCCAAAACCTGTCATATGCAAAAACTGATTTAAGCGAGTGGATGCGATACGCTTCTTGATCTGTAAAAAGATTATTGCGCACTTCTTCTGCAAGGAATGGAATGAAGGGAACGATTGAATCTGATTGCTTAATTGGAAGCGTTTCAAGAGCCGACTTGTTTGCCAAAATAGTTTTACTAGTACAAGCACAAATCAGAAGTGCGGGAAATGGCAGCCCTTGAAGGATCAAATCATAAAGTTTTGAGTTGTCTTCGATTTCTCTTTTGCGGCAAATTTCTTTCTGAAATTCAGAAATTTGAGAGATAATTTTGGATATGGATGCGGTGGATGAAATATATGAAACATTATGAAACTCAAATAGACGTTCGAAATTTTCCGGTTTGTTTACGTCTAATAAAAAGAGAGCGGTAGAATCCGGATTGATATCGCGGATTGATGAAAACGTTTCAAATGTATCTTCAAATTCTGCAAAGATGATCAGATCTGGTTGTTGGCTCGCATATATAAAAAGAGTCTCTCTAGCCATTTTAGCTATGGAGACGGAGTGACCCTGATTATGAAGTTCGAGCGTCAAAGAATGGAGTTGCGGATTTTTACCCGCAATCAAAATATTGAGATTGCTATGAGAATCGACAGAACAACAGTCTTTCATACATCCTCCAACAGCTTACGCAGAACCTGGTGTCTGGAAGAAACCATTTGCCCAACGCGTTGAGTCGTAATAACTACGAGAAACTGATACTGGGTTAAGTCCAAGTTTCAGGATAGATTCTTCAAGTTTGTCCCACTGAGCCTCTTCAAAATGAGTAATTAGATCTAAATATTGATGGTAGTTATTGGCTTCTCCGCATAGTGCTGCGCGGATGTCTACTTCCAGAGGTAAATATTTAGTAACTGAAGCCATGGGCATGTCGAACATTGC
This is a stretch of genomic DNA from Maridesulfovibrio frigidus DSM 17176. It encodes these proteins:
- a CDS encoding hybrid sensor histidine kinase/response regulator, whose product is MKDCCSVDSHSNLNILIAGKNPQLHSLTLELHNQGHSVSIAKMARETLFIYASQQPDLIIFAEFEDTFETFSSIRDINPDSTALFLLDVNKPENFERLFEFHNVSYISSTASISKIISQISEFQKEICRKREIEDNSKLYDLILQGLPFPALLICACTSKTILANKSALETLPIKQSDSIVPFIPFLAEEVRNNLFTDQEAYRIHSLKSVFAYDRFWDLTIEQVAPSVFLLLSVDVTEQRKQLQLREEMERIARHDLRSPTATIVGMSRILETEAEINEEYQPLAKIVRTTSERMIRQIDTSLTLIRLETGSLVADAHPFNIFRAITAAIGDVNQIVEEKKLNIECFLEDTPLQDECPVVCYGEASLIITMFSNLIKNAAEAAPNDSTIKVTMQDKDNQIVTTINNQGEVPESIKSNFFDRYATHGKKNGTGLGTYSSKLIAMASGGDLSFTSSLNHGTTLTATLPKPPEN
- a CDS encoding DUF1318 domain-containing protein gives rise to the protein MLKKTAQVLTLMTLFAFAACVTVNIYFPAAQVEKAAEDIVDDVYGTSTQDPAQTNGDSSSLPSFLAMLTPSNAHAQSVTTSDIEGLKKSNSAIRGLKQSISATHQKLIPYYNAGNIGIDNKGLLKVKNKDGLNLSDKAKIRRLIAQDNKTRKELYAEVATSMNIPGSEIQKVTNIFTDVWQKKAPAGWWIQDASGNWKQK
- the purM gene encoding phosphoribosylformylglycinamidine cyclo-ligase produces the protein MASRSDAYKAAGVDIDAANDFIGRIKGMVGSTFTKGVVTDIGGFGGLFKLDLTQMDEPVLVAGADGVGTKLKLAFAIGKHDTIGIDLVAMSVNDILVQGAKPLFFLDYFATGKLETGVAEEVLSGIVEGCKISGCALLGGETAEMPGFYADGEYDLSGFCVGMVDNTKIVDGSSITIGDSIIGLASSGIHSNGYSLVRKLYDESGLTADDLLPGTDTKIGEALMTPTKIYADVVRSLSRDIEIKGMIHVTGGGFYDNLPRVLPNQVTAEINFGSWDVLPVFNWMKEQGNLSWPEMLQIFNCGVGYIMIVKKDREEDVLNRLRGMNINSWKIGETIARDGDSEQVNVNF
- a CDS encoding translocation/assembly module TamB domain-containing protein; amino-acid sequence: MNKLRFNMLISTILLVLIMPHTAISNETSSFGVNYQFKVDLPKAGLSGILKGYLEHIQQANFKFEGNFNPELSPLKSGPINISTELSLEKGFVAFRKLSIHIASLNLNISELKLHNPDITITGSGKYFTDSKTAQFSNLKIKAGNLPIINAALNYSPKFDGTLSLNIFDPLPLLQNIAENLLGEAALEWEKEGKLNLALNLNKLNSAPESTLSLNFDDFSASSPDGLYLVDSFSGSLKSFLPLNESKIRTVLNINSGEALFNTLYLNLKNKPLKASILATQSKNKKVISSKIDVTWQEMGTTRIDTKINTAKKEIRYSGNMDINIPSLNDPFKAFVADPFSLSDLSANGTIALSCKFNGSPSETLINGVLALAKGSFHSSSINTNKISSKLPFAVVLGDDFLPQTSDKLKKTDQGTIRLGEFSAGPLVLKDFNIPLSVSSNEVIFGKIPSIKLSGGQLKLLKVRLEKPFSKDFALNGKLNVSAVNLLPLSPPSLPIDGLLNGDLQFWLLANTLSTEGSFSGEVYGGDMEVSEIFAENPFSPSRQYGADFKVKSLKLIPLSKALDIGRITGRMNLDLTDLVVAYGQPAEFKLIAVSIPDADSDQEISLKAVNTLSVIGTGSGLTGAGVGLFSQIFRQFSYAGLGLECTLNNDLFKIRGLIREDGIEYIIKKPPLFGINVINSNPENLISFSDMLKRLKRISE
- the amrS gene encoding AmmeMemoRadiSam system radical SAM enzyme, yielding MLHPARLWKQLKNNKVQCRLCNHFCVIRPDDHGTCGVRQNVDGSLFTKTYDLVAAINIDPVEKKPMYHFLPGSETFSFGTQGCNFGCEFCQNASLSQHPKSGRAVTGQKATPETLVEAALAHNCRSISYTYSEPTVFFELMQDTAKLAHERGLKNIIVSNGFQSPECLEELSPLIDAANIDLKSFNNDFYKDICKGSLNPVLETLKHIKRLGWWLEVTTLLIPGKNDDISEIKNMAKFIADELGEEVPWHISRFHPDYMMQDLAVTPMKSLALARKAGTDAGLNYVYIGNVSDNESSATFCPTCKKEIISRFGFSMEEKGVENGMCKYCGTHANGVFEIKPA
- a CDS encoding radical SAM protein, with amino-acid sequence MASKKKPRPLLVYADKDGQIFDHPELEMICRRGDELAQPKPEEYIPLPPDSEFFLLPGRIPIGLDPETGEVVEVEGTAVAAFACPGLTLTGLAAYGNTDDSPVLPMFSYGAVGFANGRFWITAKVVDEDKRQVFTKIPRQKIDSGAKRLMKDMPENRLVRHLATCALTYGCPAAQNLALGRFEAPLPTSQTCNARCLGCISEQPEESGFPSTQERIKFTPTADEITEIMHYHAKRESRPIFSFGQGCEGEPLTEAKLLTKAISKFRSAGGKGTVNINTNGSLTAAIQPLAEAGLTSIRVSMNSLLEPVYNAYYRPKGYKFEDVIATIFEAKKHGIHVSLNYLFFPGVNDTEKEADALIKVVKESELDFIQLRNLNIDPDLYMELVEQYEFGPGMGFINFRKRIKAECPWIKFGYFNPFLG